A part of Pectobacterium cacticida genomic DNA contains:
- the pilM gene encoding type IV pilus biogenesis protein PilM encodes MAYHIWRIGLDIQNGFMHALAVQRRRDGWRLRHWWQCPLPDDTLRAGSLHHTEALCEALRTWRRWLPEHISLRVGFPVQRILQQRLPMPDPRLREPERSLYIENQAARKLPVSSESLAIDYREDPRDPGGLQVTAARRQEIDILLTCLNSVGLRPDVIEVSTCALRRMAHLAGLEAQGLLLHRLLEGWLWTSPWDHAFCSGVIHLDEMKDEMDVLSVVRTRYHCDDDKVVYCSSVSPDLSSQNSDRLRPWSPLTAFSHWQPPLPRFPSAFAIAGGLALRPEDI; translated from the coding sequence ATGGCTTATCACATCTGGCGGATTGGATTAGATATACAAAATGGCTTCATGCATGCGCTGGCAGTTCAGCGTCGCCGCGATGGCTGGCGGCTGCGCCACTGGTGGCAGTGTCCGTTACCGGACGATACCTTACGCGCGGGTAGTCTACACCATACCGAGGCGCTTTGTGAGGCTTTGCGCACATGGCGTCGTTGGTTGCCAGAGCATATTTCGTTACGCGTCGGGTTTCCCGTTCAACGCATTTTACAGCAGCGCCTACCCATGCCGGATCCACGTTTGCGCGAGCCGGAGCGCAGTCTCTATATTGAAAACCAGGCGGCACGTAAGCTGCCGGTAAGTAGTGAATCGTTAGCGATAGACTATCGGGAAGACCCACGGGATCCGGGGGGATTACAGGTGACGGCAGCGCGCCGACAGGAAATCGATATCTTGCTGACGTGCTTGAATAGCGTGGGGCTGCGTCCCGATGTCATTGAGGTTTCAACCTGCGCGCTCCGCAGAATGGCGCATTTGGCCGGGCTTGAAGCACAGGGGCTGTTGTTGCATCGATTGTTAGAAGGGTGGCTATGGACGTCCCCATGGGATCACGCTTTTTGCTCAGGCGTTATACACCTTGATGAGATGAAGGATGAAATGGATGTCTTATCAGTAGTGAGGACTCGCTATCACTGTGATGACGATAAAGTAGTCTATTGTTCAAGCGTTTCGCCAGATTTATCCAGTCAGAACAGCGATCGACTACGACCATGGTCGCCATTAACGGCATTTAGCCATTGGCAGCCGCCGTTACCACGTTTCCCTTCTGCCTTTGCGATCGCCGGCGGGCTGGCATTACGCCCTGAGGATATCTGA
- the nudE gene encoding ADP compounds hydrolase NudE yields the protein MSHILQKPKILKVETVARSRLFNVEAVDLEFSNGVRRVYERMRSSGRQAVMIVPILEDALVLIREYAVGIEEYELGFPKGVIDPGETIFSAANRELMEEVGFGAQRLDLLATLTMAPSYFSSQMNIVVARDLYPQSLEGDEPEPMPQVRWPVDNMMSLLQEPDFREARNVSALFLAHDWLRRTSR from the coding sequence ATGAGCCATATCCTGCAAAAACCTAAAATCCTCAAGGTAGAAACGGTTGCGCGTTCGCGTTTGTTTAATGTAGAAGCCGTCGATCTTGAGTTTAGCAATGGGGTACGTCGGGTCTATGAAAGGATGCGATCGAGTGGTCGGCAAGCGGTGATGATTGTTCCGATCTTAGAGGATGCACTGGTATTAATCCGTGAATATGCCGTCGGTATTGAAGAATACGAGTTAGGATTTCCCAAAGGCGTGATCGATCCCGGAGAAACGATTTTTTCAGCCGCCAACCGTGAGCTGATGGAGGAAGTCGGTTTTGGCGCACAGCGACTGGATCTGTTGGCGACGTTAACCATGGCGCCTTCCTATTTTTCCAGCCAAATGAATATTGTGGTGGCGCGTGATCTATATCCGCAAAGTCTGGAAGGGGATGAGCCGGAACCGATGCCACAAGTTCGCTGGCCGGTGGATAATATGATGTCGCTACTGCAAGAACCCGATTTCCGTGAAGCACGGAATGTTAGCGCATTGTTTCTCGCCCATGACTGGCTGCGCCGCACCTCTCGCTAA
- the mrcA gene encoding peptidoglycan glycosyltransferase/peptidoglycan DD-transpeptidase MrcA: MKFVKYLFILAVSCILLGAASIYGLYRYIEPQLPDVTALKDVQLQTPMQVYSADGELIAQFGEKRRIPLTMAQIPPDLVHAFIATEDSRFYEHHGVDPIGIIRATSIALTSGHASQGASTITQQLARNFFLSPERTLSRKVKEVFLAIRIEQLLTKDEILELYLNKIYLGYRAYGVGAAAQVYFGRPVDQLTLSEMAMIAGLPKAPSTFNPLYSHDRAVARRNVVLARMRDENYITQAQYDTARNETLVANYHAPKISFSAPYVAEMARQEMVKRYGEDAYNDGYKVYTTVSKKLQMAAQEALRNNVMAYDMRHGYRGPGKVLWKIGEGVWDRAKMLAALKALPVYGPLYPAIVTSTTADNAIAILSDGSNIALPMAGMRWARPYLSDTRQGPTPKRVTDVVQTGQQIWVRKVNNDWWLAQVPNVNSAIVSLNPKDGAIEALVGGFDFNQSKFNRATQALRQIGSNIKPFLYTAALDKGLTLATILNDVPITRWDAGAGSDWRPKNSPATYDGPIRLRQGLGQSKNVVMVRAMRAMGVDYAADYLQRFGFPAQNIVHTESLALGAASFTPLQVVRGYSVIANGGYLVDPYLITRIESETGGTVFTATPKVVCDTCNLPLVYGETPRSPVLAATNVEDVATSQEAPRQGLPQPELEPITPEAVQKNATQPYAPHVISTPLAFLIKDALNSNIFGEPGWMGTGWRAGRDLKRRDIGGKTGTTNSAKDAWFSGYGPNLVTTVWIGFDDHRRNLGATSASGVIKDQISGYEGGAKSAQPAWDDFMKVALEGVPEQPLTPPPGIVSVVIDRSTGKLSNGGPNSRTEYFIEGTQPQEYEVHEVGTTLMDNGQSEELF, translated from the coding sequence GTGAAGTTCGTAAAGTATTTATTTATCCTTGCAGTCTCTTGCATTCTGCTGGGAGCTGCCTCGATTTACGGTTTGTACCGCTATATCGAACCCCAACTGCCCGATGTCACCGCGCTGAAAGACGTTCAACTGCAAACGCCTATGCAGGTCTACAGCGCCGATGGTGAACTGATCGCCCAATTTGGTGAAAAACGCCGTATCCCGCTCACGATGGCGCAAATTCCTCCTGATTTGGTACATGCTTTTATCGCGACCGAAGATAGCCGTTTTTACGAACACCACGGTGTCGATCCCATCGGGATTATCCGCGCTACGTCAATCGCGCTTACCTCTGGTCACGCGTCTCAGGGTGCGAGCACCATTACGCAGCAACTCGCCAGGAACTTTTTCCTGAGCCCGGAGCGCACCTTGAGTCGGAAGGTCAAAGAGGTGTTTTTGGCTATTCGCATTGAACAATTGCTCACTAAAGATGAAATCCTTGAACTCTATTTGAACAAGATTTATCTCGGCTATCGCGCCTATGGCGTCGGCGCGGCGGCACAGGTTTATTTTGGTCGCCCGGTTGACCAATTGACCCTCAGTGAAATGGCGATGATCGCTGGCTTGCCGAAAGCGCCATCAACGTTTAACCCGCTCTATTCGCATGATCGCGCCGTTGCTCGCCGCAACGTGGTACTTGCGCGGATGAGAGATGAAAACTACATCACACAGGCGCAATACGATACGGCCCGTAACGAAACGCTGGTCGCGAATTATCACGCGCCGAAGATTTCATTCTCTGCGCCTTATGTGGCGGAGATGGCTCGACAAGAGATGGTGAAACGTTACGGTGAAGACGCTTATAACGATGGTTATAAAGTTTACACGACCGTCAGCAAGAAATTACAAATGGCCGCGCAGGAAGCCCTGCGTAATAACGTCATGGCCTACGACATGCGCCACGGCTATCGCGGCCCAGGCAAAGTACTATGGAAAATCGGTGAAGGCGTATGGGATCGAGCAAAAATGCTTGCTGCCCTGAAAGCATTGCCAGTCTATGGCCCACTCTATCCCGCCATCGTCACCAGTACGACGGCAGACAATGCGATCGCTATTCTGTCTGACGGCAGCAACATTGCTTTGCCGATGGCGGGCATGCGCTGGGCGCGTCCATATCTCTCCGATACGCGCCAGGGGCCAACCCCGAAGCGCGTTACGGATGTGGTGCAAACCGGCCAGCAGATTTGGGTACGTAAAGTGAATAACGACTGGTGGCTGGCGCAGGTGCCAAACGTTAACTCGGCTATCGTTTCGCTCAACCCGAAAGATGGCGCAATAGAGGCGTTGGTCGGCGGTTTTGACTTTAACCAAAGTAAATTCAACCGTGCGACGCAGGCGCTACGCCAAATTGGTTCCAATATTAAGCCTTTCCTGTACACCGCGGCACTGGATAAAGGCTTAACGTTGGCCACAATTCTCAACGATGTCCCGATCACTCGCTGGGATGCCGGTGCGGGCTCGGACTGGCGGCCGAAAAATTCACCCGCCACTTACGACGGTCCAATTCGCCTACGTCAAGGACTCGGCCAGTCCAAAAATGTGGTAATGGTGCGGGCCATGCGAGCGATGGGAGTCGATTATGCGGCGGATTATCTGCAACGTTTCGGTTTCCCGGCACAGAATATCGTCCATACCGAATCGTTGGCGCTGGGAGCGGCCTCGTTTACACCGCTACAGGTCGTACGAGGTTATTCTGTTATCGCCAACGGCGGCTATCTGGTCGATCCCTATTTAATCACCAGGATTGAAAGCGAGACCGGTGGCACAGTCTTTACGGCTACACCGAAAGTGGTCTGCGATACCTGTAATCTACCCTTAGTGTATGGTGAGACGCCGCGTTCTCCGGTGTTAGCAGCCACTAACGTAGAGGATGTCGCGACCTCGCAAGAGGCGCCGCGTCAAGGTTTGCCACAGCCTGAATTGGAGCCCATAACGCCAGAGGCCGTACAGAAAAACGCCACACAACCCTACGCGCCGCACGTTATCAGCACACCGTTGGCGTTTCTGATTAAAGACGCATTGAACAGTAATATTTTTGGCGAACCGGGCTGGATGGGTACGGGCTGGCGTGCGGGACGTGATTTAAAACGTCGTGATATTGGCGGTAAAACCGGCACAACCAATAGCGCCAAAGACGCCTGGTTCTCTGGCTACGGGCCGAATCTGGTAACAACGGTTTGGATCGGCTTTGACGATCATCGCCGCAATTTGGGGGCCACCAGCGCGTCCGGCGTCATAAAAGATCAGATCTCCGGTTATGAAGGCGGCGCAAAATCGGCGCAACCCGCGTGGGATGACTTTATGAAAGTCGCGTTAGAGGGCGTACCGGAACAGCCACTGACACCGCCGCCGGGCATTGTTAGCGTGGTTATCGACCGCAGCACGGGCAAACTGTCTAACGGCGGTCCAAATAGCCGCACTGAGTACTTTATTGAGGGGACGCAACCGCAAGAATATGAGGTGCATGAAGTCGGCACGACGCTGATGGATAATGGACAAAGCGAAGAGTTATTCTAG